Genomic segment of Bacteroides intestinalis DSM 17393:
GTCGGTGTATTCGGCCGGATAAGTTCCTTCTTTGTTGATGGTGATGCCTAATAAGTCGATATCTCCTGCGTCCAGATACTTGTAAAGCATATCCAGTGCCAGTGCATCGTCCACGTCGTTACCTATATCCGTTTCCAGAATAATTTTGGGTACATTCGGGGTGATTTCCGCAGTTTGTTGTTTCTTGGAAGTGCAGCTTGATAGAGCCAATACTAACAAGCCAATCAAATAAAGTTTGCTCTTTCTCATGACGGTATATTTAAAAAATTAGTGACTGGGTGAAATGGATATATAGAGTTCGGGAATCACCTGTTGGAGTGCTTTCTCGTTCTCGTCAAGGTCTGGACGATAGTAAATCTCTTTATCGGAGGATTTATCGGTGTATGAAAACTGGAATCGTCCGTCGTCTCTTATCTCATCAAGGTTACAGCGGCGTAGTTCGTTTGCTACAATGCGGTCGCCTTTGTTGCTTTTCCCTTCTTTGACGAGGCGGTATTCTCCGGTGGGAGTACAAATGATCTCCCTTTGTGTTGCTTTCAGCCAGATGGCACTTTCCCATACGTGGAATGGACGGGGGTAACGGTTGAGGTCTATATCAACCGGATAGTCGGCATTCATGGCACGGAGGAAGTCATATTGCAGTTTCTGGGTGAAAGCAAAATCAAGATACCGTTGCAATTGGGGATTCATCTTTCGGATAAAATCCATATCGGGTAATTTCCAGTAGGTATTGTTACAGTCTTTTACGAAGCCTCCGTCTTTGCCTGCACATGGATAGATGGCTACGGGTAAATCTGATTTTAATATTCTGTTGAAAGCGAACACGTCCAGTGCTACATTCCACTCACCGCCCGGAATAGCATTTGCCCCGGCATCGCTTCCCAATTCATGGTTCTTGCTTGCTGTCCCGGCACTTAGATGAATTTTGTGTATCTTCTGTTTCATCAGCTTGGGGGCACGGTTGTAGGCAACCGCCAGTATCCTTGCCGAACCGAATGACAATACCTCTACGGGTTCTTTACTCTTTTTCAGAACTTCCAGCAGTATATTGATTGCTTCCTGCTCATAGCCTGGCAGATACTCCATCCGGTCTTCTTCCGATTTCATCATGGATAACGGACCAATGCCATAAGGTACCTTTTTGTTGAAGATATAACTTAATTGTTCCACAGGGATAATTCCGGCTTCTCTCGGTCCACGCGGGTCTTTCCACAGGGTGGGATGGTCGGCGGTATCTTTCCTGAATGCGTCTGTGATGTCCAATAAGACGGCTTTCAGGTCTACATCGGGCAGTCCGAAGCCCATAATGAGGTCCATGTTATCTCCCGGGTCCTGATACGGATGATATAAGTCGGTGATTACCACTACGGGAATCTTTTTGTATTGCCCTGATGCCTTCCCACAAGGGAAGGCAAGAATAAGAGCAATGCATACTATTTGCAGGATTGTTTTATTCATTTGAAATAGTTTTTGAGATTAAACGTAGCCGAATACAGGTCGTATGACCATAGCCAGTTTTCACCTGTCATGGCGGGAGTGAAGTACATCACCAGTTCATCGTCACTAAGCATGTAACCTTTCGTATCCGTCAGGATACCCGGATTGTGATTTCTTGGGAATCCTGTTTCTTCCGGTCCTGCATGGCCGATTTCAATCCATCCGTCTTCCTCGGTAAAGAGACTTTCTGTTCTTGGTTTGTATGCCAGCCGGCAGACATCTCCTACCCAAGTCGGTATCTCTTTGATGGGGGACACACGGGTTTCCGAAACCATATATATATTCTTGTCGGACATGGCAGGATAGCTGTTGGCGCTCAGGAAAGGAATTGCTTTCTCTTCGCCCAATATGATATTATCCAGATCATTCAATTTTATTTCGCGCATACAGAAAGGTCCGTTCTCCGTAGTCGAATGATAGAATAATTGTATGGTCGTAGAGTCTTTGACGATTGTTGTACTTTGCCCTACACCCCATTTGGTAGTATCTTCATAAGCCACCAGCGGATTGCGGTCGAACTTGATATACGGGCCTTCGATGTTCTTGGAAATGGCCAGTCCTATCTGGTTGTGGTTACAGTCCCAGCGGTCTACGCCCAGGTAGGTCATAATCCAGTTGTAAGTTTCTCCTTTATAAGTCGTTTTAAACTCACGTACGTCCGGGTCGCAGATGTGGCAGTTATCCCAACCTGTCTCGGAAGGTTCGATGATCTGTGTGCCGGGTTGCCATACATAGCCTTTCTCCGTGGGGATTCCTTTGTATAGATAAACATAGTCCACAATCTTGAACGGATCACGATTCTCACATACAAAGCCGTACCGGATGCCGTACTGGTCTTCTATGATGCTCGGAGCATAGTTATAATGGCCGGCACCGCCGCTGAACTCATACCGGATTTGCGGTGTGAGTTTCTGCGGTTCATTACCGTCATTGCCCTTGCAACTCAAGAGTGTGAGCAAGGCAAGGTATATATAGGTCTTATAGTTGTTCATCTCTTTAAATTTAGTTCGTTAATAATTGAGTTGTCGGGTATATAGATGCCATAAATCAATCCTCGACTTGTATGTTTTTGACAGGCCGGATCATGGCTGCACGTGCTTTTTGTCCGTCACCCCAACCCCATGTGTCGCGGTAGCCGCCGGAGTCTCCCAGTGACATGCCACCGTGGGTAGGACTTAATGAATTTCCGCTGCGAACGGCACAGAGCCAGGTGCGGTCCATCATTCCGGTTTCATTTCTCCAACCGCTTTGAGGCAGGAAGAGGCAACCGAGTTGTTTCAGATTATCTTTTGTAGCACGTTTGGCAGTAACCTCGTCAACGCCAATAATGATACCATCAGTTTTGAATCCGGTCTGGGCTGCTGTAACCCATGTTGCTCCTTTTTCCCAGAGAGCCACCATCTCTTCCGTGGTAGGCACACGCCAGCCCTCGGGAGATGGGTCATTTTCGGTAGTCCAGTTGGTACCGTCGTTGGTATAGTTCGAAGGCCAGTTAGCTGGTGCCGGATCGTCCTGCGGGCCAGCCGGATAACCTACTTTGCGATTGAACTGATACAGTTGTCCTATATCATCGGGAGAGGTTGCGAAAGTTCCCGGAGTGCCTACATTCTTGGTAGACCATATAAGGCCGTTTATCAGCACTTCGTCTTCACCCAGTACCATTGTCTCCTGTAATACCTTTGATTTTAATATCCGGGTACCGGAGCTTACTTCAACGATAACCGAACGGTTCTTTACGAAAGAGGTGGTTGGTTTTACAGTAACGGTGATTACTTTTCTGCCGCTTCCTGACGTTTCACTCAGTGTGCACCAGTCCTGGGCTGAGCTATTGGAATTGGTCAGTTCGGCTGTCCACGACTCATTGCCGTTGACTGTCAGTTCATAAGTTCCGCCATCAGCGCTTACAGGTATGGCTACCGGAAATATGGCGAACTCATTGGGATTGCTTTCGATGACGTAATCGGAATCATTTCCGCATCCCCATAACGTCAGCAGTATAATGACTGCTCCTATTAAATATTTTGTATTGATCATAGCTCAAATGTCTTCAATTAGTACTGGTCATTTTGGTTCAAATTCGGATTGTTGTCCACTTCGCTTTGCGGGATTGGCATACGGATGGATTTACCGATTATAAAGTTATTGAAGTCGCTGTCGCGTGCTTTCAGTTCGTTCAATGTGGTCTGGTCGTTGATACCCCAACGTTTCAGGTCGACCCAACGCACACACTCCATGGCAAGCTCCAGAGCGCGTTCTATCTTCAGGTGTTCGCGGAAAGCATCTTTGTTGGTGCTGATCTGGGAGCCG
This window contains:
- a CDS encoding BACON domain-containing protein — encoded protein: MINTKYLIGAVIILLTLWGCGNDSDYVIESNPNEFAIFPVAIPVSADGGTYELTVNGNESWTAELTNSNSSAQDWCTLSETSGSGRKVITVTVKPTTSFVKNRSVIVEVSSGTRILKSKVLQETMVLGEDEVLINGLIWSTKNVGTPGTFATSPDDIGQLYQFNRKVGYPAGPQDDPAPANWPSNYTNDGTNWTTENDPSPEGWRVPTTEEMVALWEKGATWVTAAQTGFKTDGIIIGVDEVTAKRATKDNLKQLGCLFLPQSGWRNETGMMDRTWLCAVRSGNSLSPTHGGMSLGDSGGYRDTWGWGDGQKARAAMIRPVKNIQVED
- a CDS encoding nucleoside hydrolase; translated protein: MNKTILQIVCIALILAFPCGKASGQYKKIPVVVITDLYHPYQDPGDNMDLIMGFGLPDVDLKAVLLDITDAFRKDTADHPTLWKDPRGPREAGIIPVEQLSYIFNKKVPYGIGPLSMMKSEEDRMEYLPGYEQEAINILLEVLKKSKEPVEVLSFGSARILAVAYNRAPKLMKQKIHKIHLSAGTASKNHELGSDAGANAIPGGEWNVALDVFAFNRILKSDLPVAIYPCAGKDGGFVKDCNNTYWKLPDMDFIRKMNPQLQRYLDFAFTQKLQYDFLRAMNADYPVDIDLNRYPRPFHVWESAIWLKATQREIICTPTGEYRLVKEGKSNKGDRIVANELRRCNLDEIRDDGRFQFSYTDKSSDKEIYYRPDLDENEKALQQVIPELYISISPSH
- a CDS encoding glycoside hydrolase family protein codes for the protein MNNYKTYIYLALLTLLSCKGNDGNEPQKLTPQIRYEFSGGAGHYNYAPSIIEDQYGIRYGFVCENRDPFKIVDYVYLYKGIPTEKGYVWQPGTQIIEPSETGWDNCHICDPDVREFKTTYKGETYNWIMTYLGVDRWDCNHNQIGLAISKNIEGPYIKFDRNPLVAYEDTTKWGVGQSTTIVKDSTTIQLFYHSTTENGPFCMREIKLNDLDNIILGEEKAIPFLSANSYPAMSDKNIYMVSETRVSPIKEIPTWVGDVCRLAYKPRTESLFTEEDGWIEIGHAGPEETGFPRNHNPGILTDTKGYMLSDDELVMYFTPAMTGENWLWSYDLYSATFNLKNYFK